A genomic region of Kribbella sp. NBC_00382 contains the following coding sequences:
- a CDS encoding serine hydrolase domain-containing protein, with amino-acid sequence MLTLLGGTAAVLTTGLPSSAGSRVPDDLLPGGAFDRFVAAQAAAGAFSGSLLLTRRGHPVLARSYGMTDKQRAVPNGPGTRFALASVTKLFTATAIAQLAQQRKLAYGATVGEYLTGFPAAIAGKVSIHHLLTHTSGLGDYQQTPGFWDKAATWTSRTAVMDGITDFIRQSALLAAPGTSWNYSNSGYHLLGEIVAKASGQSYYDYVSEHVFRRAGLLGTGFYTRPQRLADSTIARPYELQPSGEHVDIAKSLLYVGTPAGDAFSTCADLARFANALSGAKLLDPAFTQLTLSGKVPLPPPVGPPPPQQPPVTPATLFQGYGPMVGLVNGRSTVGHGGGSPSASTSIETYPDDGWTVAVLSNYGEPNILPIVSLARRFITAG; translated from the coding sequence ATGCTGACCCTGCTCGGTGGGACGGCCGCAGTGCTCACCACCGGACTGCCGTCGTCTGCCGGCAGCCGGGTGCCCGACGATCTGTTGCCCGGGGGCGCCTTCGACCGGTTCGTTGCTGCTCAGGCAGCGGCGGGCGCCTTCTCGGGCAGCCTGTTGCTGACCCGTCGCGGCCACCCGGTCCTGGCCCGGTCGTACGGCATGACAGACAAGCAGCGCGCCGTGCCGAACGGTCCGGGGACCCGGTTCGCGCTCGCCTCGGTGACCAAGCTGTTCACCGCGACCGCCATCGCCCAGTTGGCCCAGCAGCGCAAGCTGGCTTACGGGGCGACCGTCGGCGAGTACCTGACCGGATTCCCCGCCGCGATCGCCGGCAAGGTCAGCATCCACCACCTGCTCACCCACACCTCAGGGCTTGGCGACTACCAGCAGACGCCGGGGTTCTGGGACAAGGCCGCCACCTGGACCAGCAGGACCGCTGTCATGGACGGCATCACCGACTTCATCCGGCAATCCGCCCTCCTCGCCGCACCGGGCACCAGCTGGAACTACAGCAACTCCGGCTATCACCTGCTCGGCGAGATCGTCGCCAAGGCATCGGGGCAGTCCTACTACGACTACGTCAGCGAGCATGTCTTCCGCCGGGCAGGCCTACTGGGCACGGGCTTCTACACCAGGCCGCAACGGCTCGCCGACTCAACTATCGCCCGCCCGTACGAGCTCCAGCCCTCAGGCGAACACGTCGACATCGCCAAGAGCCTCCTGTACGTCGGTACGCCGGCCGGCGACGCCTTCTCCACCTGCGCCGACCTGGCCCGGTTCGCGAACGCCTTGTCCGGGGCAAAGCTGCTCGACCCGGCCTTCACCCAACTCACCCTGAGCGGGAAGGTACCGCTGCCGCCGCCGGTCGGACCGCCTCCGCCTCAGCAGCCCCCAGTGACGCCGGCCACCCTGTTCCAGGGCTACGGGCCGATGGTCGGACTGGTCAACGGCCGGTCGACGGTCGGGCACGGCGGTGGCTCACCCAGTGCGTCGACCTCCATCGAGACCTACCCCGACGACGGCTGGACGGTAGCCGTCCTGTCCAACTATGGCGAGCCGAACATCCTCCCCATCGTGTCGCTCGCCCGCCGGTTCATCACCGCTGGTTAG
- a CDS encoding response regulator transcription factor, whose product MRVLLVEDEEPLAGYIAVGLRKHGFAVDIAYDGRTALDKCELTPYDVVVLDRDLPVLHGDAVCRRLAQDGVSRVLMLTASGAVEDRVEGLTLGADDYLGKPFAFSELVARVQALARRSAPARPPVLRHAGLVLDPARRTAERDGRLLQLTPKEFGVLEQLLAAAGDVVSAETLLDKVWDEHADPFTNAVRITVGTLRRKLGDPPLLETVTGAGYRVGR is encoded by the coding sequence ATGCGGGTACTGCTGGTCGAGGACGAGGAGCCGCTGGCCGGGTACATCGCGGTCGGTCTGCGCAAGCACGGCTTCGCCGTCGACATCGCGTACGACGGCCGGACGGCGCTGGACAAGTGCGAGCTCACGCCGTACGACGTGGTCGTCCTGGACCGCGATCTGCCCGTTCTGCACGGGGACGCCGTGTGCCGTCGGCTGGCGCAGGACGGCGTCAGCCGGGTGCTGATGCTGACCGCGTCCGGCGCGGTGGAGGACCGCGTCGAGGGGCTGACGTTGGGTGCCGATGACTACCTGGGCAAGCCGTTCGCATTCTCCGAACTGGTGGCTCGCGTGCAGGCGCTGGCCCGGCGGAGCGCACCGGCCCGTCCGCCGGTACTACGGCACGCCGGCCTAGTGCTCGATCCGGCCCGGCGGACGGCCGAGCGCGACGGGCGGCTGCTGCAGCTCACGCCCAAGGAGTTCGGCGTCCTGGAGCAGTTGCTCGCGGCCGCTGGCGATGTGGTCAGCGCCGAGACGCTGCTGGACAAGGTGTGGGACGAGCACGCCGACCCGTTCACCAATGCGGTCAGGATCACGGTCGGCACGCTGCGCCGCAAGCTCGGAGACCCGCCGCTGCTCGAAACCGTCACCGGTGCCGGCTATCGGGTCGGCCGATGA
- a CDS encoding sensor histidine kinase, whose protein sequence is MIHGRLQLTARARLALLSTVLVLGSGITLTALTYVLMRRNHQVVQVFHTTGGGGPLPPIEDISRQVRSAALSDLLAQAAVALVVVTVLAAVLGWLVSGRLLRPIREISATAQRSSAENLSERVPVATPKDEVTALAGTVNTMLDRIQRGVAERDRVLYSQRLFTANAAHELRTPLTTMRTAVDVTLDGEPTRAELVAMAGDIRTAIGRSQRTLDGLLALAQSQAGPGDQRLLDLAAIVAGVLAETAVGPLTVRTALEPAPVRADPVLVERMIANLVDNAVRHNRPDGDVTVSTGTHTGRSFLRIANTGRPIPPDEAGGLLEPFVCGTGTRMSGDGGAGLGLSIVRAVVTVHHGDLVISPQPTGGLEITIQFPLASQLTAGERSKKDSSTTTV, encoded by the coding sequence ATGATCCACGGGCGACTCCAGCTGACAGCCCGTGCCCGGCTCGCGTTGCTGTCCACCGTTCTCGTTCTGGGCTCCGGGATCACGCTGACCGCGCTGACCTACGTGCTGATGCGCCGTAATCACCAGGTGGTGCAGGTCTTCCACACGACCGGTGGCGGCGGCCCACTTCCGCCCATCGAGGACATCAGCCGCCAGGTGCGGTCAGCGGCGCTGTCGGACCTGTTGGCGCAGGCCGCGGTCGCCCTTGTGGTGGTGACCGTGTTGGCCGCCGTACTGGGGTGGTTGGTGTCCGGGCGGCTGCTGCGGCCGATTCGCGAGATCTCGGCGACGGCGCAGCGGTCGTCGGCCGAGAACCTGTCCGAACGCGTGCCGGTCGCCACTCCCAAGGACGAGGTCACCGCGCTGGCCGGCACCGTCAACACCATGCTCGATCGCATCCAGCGCGGAGTCGCCGAGCGGGACCGGGTGCTCTACAGTCAGCGGCTGTTCACCGCCAACGCGGCGCACGAGCTGCGGACTCCGCTGACCACCATGCGTACCGCCGTCGACGTCACGCTCGACGGCGAGCCGACCCGGGCGGAGCTGGTCGCGATGGCCGGGGACATCCGCACGGCGATCGGCCGGAGCCAGCGCACCCTCGACGGCCTGCTGGCGCTCGCGCAAAGCCAGGCCGGCCCCGGCGACCAGCGGTTGCTCGATCTCGCCGCGATCGTGGCCGGAGTACTGGCCGAAACCGCGGTAGGACCGCTCACGGTCCGGACGGCTCTCGAGCCGGCTCCGGTCCGGGCCGACCCGGTCTTGGTCGAGCGGATGATCGCGAACCTGGTCGACAACGCCGTACGGCACAACCGACCCGATGGCGACGTGACCGTGTCCACCGGGACCCACACGGGACGGTCCTTCCTCCGGATCGCGAACACCGGCCGACCCATTCCGCCGGACGAGGCCGGTGGGCTGCTCGAACCCTTCGTCTGCGGCACCGGCACCCGGATGAGCGGCGACGGTGGCGCCGGTCTGGGCCTGTCGATCGTCCGCGCAGTCGTCACCGTCCACCATGGCGACCTGGTGATCTCGCCTCAGCCAACGGGCGGCCTAGAGATCACCATCCAGTTCCCTTTGGCCAGTCAGCTCACCGCAGGCGAGCGCTCGAAGAAGGACTCCAGCACGACGACCGTCTGA
- a CDS encoding Lrp/AsnC family transcriptional regulator, translating to MTIDQMDRELLALLQEDATQSYAVLGQAVGLSAGAAHERVRKLRAAGVIRRTTIEVDPAALGNGVLAYVLLDTDAWMGDQPTLEALRAIPAVEEAHIIAGPASVLVKVRTGSTEALQQTLRALHQVDGVTSTQTVVVLESFFERSPAVS from the coding sequence ATGACTATAGACCAGATGGATCGGGAGTTGCTCGCCCTCTTGCAGGAGGACGCGACGCAGTCGTACGCCGTCCTCGGGCAGGCCGTCGGCTTGTCGGCCGGGGCGGCCCACGAGCGGGTTCGCAAGTTGCGAGCCGCCGGCGTGATCCGGCGTACGACGATCGAGGTAGACCCGGCGGCGCTCGGCAACGGCGTACTGGCCTATGTCCTGCTCGACACGGATGCCTGGATGGGCGACCAGCCGACGCTGGAGGCGCTGCGGGCCATCCCCGCCGTCGAGGAGGCGCACATCATCGCCGGACCCGCCTCGGTCCTGGTCAAGGTGCGCACCGGCAGCACGGAGGCGCTCCAGCAGACCCTGCGCGCGCTTCACCAGGTGGACGGCGTGACCAGCACTCAGACGGTCGTCGTGCTGGAGTCCTTCTTCGAGCGCTCGCCTGCGGTGAGCTGA
- a CDS encoding SMP-30/gluconolactonase/LRE family protein produces the protein MTIMLTDTPARSRAELVTLDERFAMVARGDEYVERLYDGGRWLEGPVYIPAWRSLVFSDIPNDRMLRWDELSGAVSVFRQPAGYTNGNTLDGQGRLVSCEQGNRRVTRTEADGSLTALASQLDGLRLNSPNDVVVRRDGSIWFTDPPYGITSNYEGHAAEQELPTCNVYRISPAGELTVVADDFTRPNGLAFSLDETQLYVVDTPAKHIRRFEVKDDRLVGGEVFVPCEAGMFDGIRLDATGRIWAATHEGVHCFDPDGTLLGKLLFPDIVSNLCFGGPKRNRLFVTATTSVYSWLLTTDGAPQPYHRG, from the coding sequence ATGACGATCATGCTGACTGACACCCCGGCTCGATCGCGCGCCGAGCTGGTGACGCTGGACGAGCGCTTCGCGATGGTGGCGCGTGGCGATGAGTACGTGGAGCGCCTGTACGACGGGGGCCGCTGGCTGGAGGGCCCCGTCTACATCCCGGCCTGGCGCAGTCTGGTCTTCAGCGACATCCCGAACGACCGGATGCTGCGCTGGGACGAGCTGTCCGGTGCGGTCTCTGTCTTCCGTCAGCCGGCCGGCTACACGAACGGCAACACGCTCGACGGCCAAGGGCGGCTGGTCAGCTGCGAGCAGGGCAACCGCCGGGTCACCCGGACCGAGGCGGACGGCTCGCTGACGGCTCTCGCCTCGCAGCTCGACGGTCTGCGGCTGAACAGCCCGAACGACGTGGTGGTCCGGCGGGACGGCTCGATCTGGTTCACCGACCCGCCGTACGGGATCACCTCGAACTACGAGGGCCATGCCGCCGAGCAGGAGCTCCCCACCTGCAACGTCTATCGGATCAGCCCGGCCGGCGAGCTGACCGTCGTCGCGGACGATTTCACCCGGCCGAATGGGTTGGCCTTCTCGCTCGACGAGACCCAGCTGTACGTCGTGGACACCCCCGCCAAGCACATCCGGCGGTTCGAGGTGAAGGACGACCGGCTGGTCGGGGGAGAGGTCTTCGTACCGTGCGAAGCCGGCATGTTCGACGGCATCCGGCTCGACGCCACCGGCCGCATCTGGGCCGCCACCCACGAAGGCGTGCACTGCTTCGACCCGGACGGCACCTTGCTCGGCAAGCTGCTCTTTCCCGACATCGTCTCCAACCTCTGCTTCGGCGGCCCCAAGCGCAATCGGCTGTTCGTCACCGCGACTACCTCGGTCTACTCCTGGCTACTCACGACGGACGGAGCACCGCAGCCGTACCATCGCGGGTGA
- a CDS encoding SMP-30/gluconolactonase/LRE family protein has protein sequence MPLLEPLAGTVPAEWVKLDDRFAGIRGDSHLERLWTGGRWLEGPVYSAAGKYVLWSDIPSDRILRWDETSYQVSVFREPAGNSNGHTLDEQGRLVSCEHGNRRVTRTEHDGSVRVLADGYNGGRLNSPNDVVVSPDGAVWFTDPAYGIDSDYEGHKGSIEVGGCHVYRLSPDGTLTVVADDFNRPNGLAFSNDGSLLYVTDTEEATIRVFTVEGDKLRGGELFAECGNGAFDGIRLDSEGRVWGAAADGVHVYHPDATLLGKLLVPETVSNLCFGGPKRNRLFLTATTSLYSLFTTVNGGRQPYDPSV, from the coding sequence ATGCCCCTGCTCGAGCCGTTGGCCGGTACCGTCCCCGCTGAGTGGGTGAAGCTGGATGATCGCTTCGCCGGGATCCGGGGAGACTCGCATCTCGAGCGCCTGTGGACCGGTGGGCGCTGGCTGGAAGGGCCGGTCTACTCGGCGGCGGGCAAGTACGTGCTGTGGAGCGATATCCCGAGTGACCGGATTCTGCGGTGGGACGAGACGTCGTACCAGGTGTCGGTGTTCCGTGAGCCGGCCGGGAACAGCAACGGACACACGCTCGACGAGCAGGGTCGGCTGGTCAGCTGCGAGCACGGCAACCGGCGCGTGACGCGCACCGAGCACGACGGCTCGGTCCGGGTGCTTGCCGACGGCTACAACGGTGGTCGGCTGAACAGCCCCAATGACGTCGTGGTGAGCCCGGACGGCGCGGTCTGGTTCACCGATCCGGCGTACGGGATCGACAGTGACTACGAAGGCCACAAGGGCTCGATCGAAGTTGGTGGATGTCATGTCTACCGCCTCAGCCCTGATGGCACGCTGACCGTCGTCGCTGACGACTTCAACCGCCCGAACGGCCTGGCCTTCTCGAACGACGGCAGCCTGCTCTACGTCACCGACACCGAGGAAGCGACCATCCGCGTCTTCACGGTCGAGGGCGACAAACTGCGCGGTGGCGAGCTGTTCGCCGAGTGCGGCAACGGCGCCTTCGACGGCATCCGCCTGGACAGCGAAGGCCGCGTCTGGGGCGCCGCCGCCGACGGCGTCCACGTCTACCACCCGGACGCCACGCTGCTCGGCAAGCTGCTCGTCCCCGAGACCGTCTCCAACCTCTGCTTCGGCGGCCCCAAACGCAACCGCCTCTTCCTCACCGCCACCACCTCGCTCTACTCCCTCTTCACCACAGTGAACGGCGGCCGCCAGCCGTACGACCCGAGTGTCTGA
- a CDS encoding helix-turn-helix domain-containing protein, producing the protein MSDFGGVLRAFRKAAGLSQERLAAVSGVSVEAVKTLETGRRRRPRSATVMLLADGLELTEPQRAELAAAGTQTRPRVTDLHQLPDDLQDFSGREQQVAELEEVFATQDLRPGVVLTSAIAGMGGIGKTALAVHVAHRLADRYPDGQLYLNLRGFGPGLPMTVEEALGRLMESLGVPAPDDPHDVDEAASRYRSAVAGLRVLVLLDNAASAAQVAPLLPGASTCAVLITSRRTLAALPGVARVGLDVLPDRDAVQMLSMVVGGDRIAADPANALSIVRLCGGLPLALRIAAARLADEPSWTVADLAQRLESSRGHLDEFSSADLDLRASIEAALAAATDRDADAVTAFKLLGLHEGDELDIRVAAALLDLPLVEAEDRLERLVDLHLLDSVVPGRYRMHDLIRSFVQETTAALTDEPAREAARLRVLRRYLAMAWRSRTLTFTEPLTEDWSKGGWTADAESLTLEELFGWLDEEIEEIIAALHRASDATPAERELVARIVIGLLPYLHARRRYSDGVALGTIAADRSAGDPFAAAIVPYELAQQCGAAGRYQAAVEHMTTSLAALKNLPYEDKYFEGQVFLGEYLAELGRYDEASAVAAAGTEGAIRHGIEIIEADGRLILGIVAGRQARTEVQDDEFRRAVELVRRFGNANAQRWILSAVGSSYRESGRFDDALAYLDEARRRAIAAGDEFAAAEADEDLGRTEFARGHLEVAERHLTAALDVLRGTWQSEARVREHLGRVMQAAGRPDEASQQWGSALELLVRHGAPQADDLRLLLAEVRSSS; encoded by the coding sequence GTGTCTGACTTCGGCGGCGTACTACGAGCCTTCCGCAAGGCGGCCGGGTTGTCGCAGGAACGCCTCGCCGCGGTCTCCGGCGTCAGCGTCGAGGCCGTCAAGACCCTGGAGACCGGCCGCCGTCGCCGTCCACGGTCGGCCACGGTCATGCTCCTGGCTGACGGTCTTGAACTGACCGAGCCTCAGCGGGCCGAGTTGGCCGCGGCCGGGACGCAGACGAGACCGCGCGTCACGGACCTGCACCAACTGCCCGACGATCTGCAGGACTTCTCCGGACGCGAGCAACAGGTCGCAGAGCTCGAGGAAGTGTTCGCCACCCAGGACCTGCGGCCGGGTGTCGTGCTGACGTCCGCGATCGCCGGGATGGGCGGCATCGGCAAGACCGCTTTGGCAGTACACGTCGCTCATCGGTTGGCGGATCGGTACCCGGACGGCCAGCTGTACCTGAACCTCCGGGGGTTCGGGCCGGGGCTGCCGATGACCGTCGAAGAGGCTCTCGGCCGGCTGATGGAGAGTCTCGGCGTACCGGCGCCGGATGATCCGCACGATGTCGACGAGGCCGCCTCCCGCTACCGGTCGGCAGTGGCCGGCCTGCGCGTCCTGGTCCTTCTCGACAACGCGGCAAGCGCGGCGCAGGTGGCGCCATTGTTGCCGGGGGCATCGACCTGCGCAGTGCTGATCACCAGCCGCCGGACCTTGGCCGCGCTCCCCGGAGTCGCCCGGGTGGGATTGGACGTACTACCGGATCGGGACGCAGTGCAGATGCTTTCGATGGTCGTCGGTGGCGACCGCATCGCCGCGGATCCGGCCAACGCACTGTCGATCGTCCGCCTCTGCGGAGGCCTCCCACTCGCCTTGCGGATCGCCGCCGCCCGCCTCGCGGACGAACCGTCCTGGACCGTCGCCGACCTGGCCCAGCGCCTTGAGAGCAGCCGCGGCCACCTCGACGAGTTCTCAAGCGCGGATCTCGACCTCCGGGCGAGCATCGAGGCGGCACTGGCCGCGGCGACCGACCGCGACGCCGACGCCGTGACCGCTTTCAAGTTGCTCGGTCTCCACGAGGGCGACGAACTCGATATCCGGGTCGCGGCCGCCCTGCTCGACCTGCCGCTCGTCGAGGCGGAGGACCGGCTGGAACGCCTGGTCGATCTGCACCTGCTGGACTCCGTGGTGCCCGGGCGGTACCGGATGCACGACCTGATCAGAAGCTTCGTCCAGGAGACCACCGCCGCGTTGACCGACGAGCCGGCCCGCGAGGCCGCCCGGCTGCGGGTCCTCCGCCGGTACCTCGCAATGGCCTGGCGAAGTCGCACGCTCACCTTCACCGAGCCGCTGACCGAGGACTGGAGCAAAGGCGGCTGGACCGCGGACGCGGAGTCGCTCACGCTCGAGGAGCTCTTCGGGTGGCTTGACGAGGAGATCGAGGAGATCATCGCCGCGCTCCATCGGGCCTCGGACGCGACGCCCGCCGAACGGGAGCTGGTGGCCCGGATCGTGATCGGCCTGCTGCCCTACCTCCATGCTCGCCGCCGGTACTCCGACGGGGTGGCCCTGGGAACGATCGCTGCGGACCGGTCCGCGGGTGACCCTTTCGCTGCGGCCATCGTTCCGTACGAGCTCGCCCAGCAGTGCGGCGCCGCAGGCCGCTACCAGGCCGCCGTCGAGCACATGACGACCTCGCTCGCGGCCCTGAAGAACCTCCCCTACGAGGACAAGTACTTCGAGGGCCAGGTCTTCCTCGGCGAGTACCTGGCCGAGCTCGGCCGCTACGACGAGGCGAGCGCCGTGGCCGCCGCGGGCACGGAGGGGGCGATCCGCCATGGCATCGAGATCATTGAGGCGGACGGACGGCTGATCCTCGGGATCGTCGCCGGCAGGCAGGCGCGGACCGAGGTGCAGGACGACGAGTTCCGGCGGGCCGTCGAACTGGTACGCCGGTTCGGCAACGCCAACGCCCAACGCTGGATCCTGAGCGCCGTCGGCTCGTCGTACCGGGAGAGCGGCCGGTTCGACGACGCGCTGGCCTATCTCGACGAAGCCCGCAGACGCGCGATCGCGGCCGGCGACGAGTTCGCCGCGGCCGAGGCGGACGAGGATCTCGGCCGGACCGAGTTCGCGCGTGGCCACCTCGAGGTCGCAGAGAGGCACCTGACCGCAGCCCTCGACGTCCTGCGCGGAACCTGGCAGTCCGAGGCCCGGGTCCGCGAGCATCTCGGGCGGGTGATGCAAGCGGCCGGCCGCCCGGACGAGGCCAGCCAGCAGTGGGGCTCCGCGCTCGAACTGCTCGTCCGGCACGGAGCGCCACAGGCCGATGACCTTCGTCTTCTGCTGGCGGAGGTCAGAAGTTCTTCTTGA
- a CDS encoding Nramp family divalent metal transporter, which produces MADTKSVDHNRFNLPTKNLPAPQVRDLPEPPNQTWRIVGPGMVGAGVGLASGEFILWPYISSQVGLVFLWGAVVGVAIQWFLNMEIERYTLATGETALTGFNRYGKHWGLFFALMTYFANLWPGWATSSASMLTYLFGAGDPRWIAIGILVVIGLILTLAPVVYVMLERLIFVKLAAVALLVILALIFAIRAKTYNALGDAVTHPEFPVNTLGFALMMGAIAYAGAGGGQNLCQSNWIRDKGFGMGVHVPRLTSPVTGEKEADPNANGYTFPPDAENLARWRRWWKFTNLEQALTFVLITVLTIVFTSMLAHATLFGNPAVQNKISFLKIEGVTLQSLVGGWFGYLFWAIGAFSLFAAAAGIVDYTSRLASDMIKARYLRTSPITESKLYFWLVWGLVAFGIIVLLAGLDQPLVLLVISACTAGTMMFVYSGLLWWMNSRALPRAIRISRLRTAVLAFSFLAFGFLAVFTIIDQLKKNF; this is translated from the coding sequence ATGGCAGACACCAAGTCCGTAGACCACAACAGATTCAACCTGCCGACCAAGAACCTGCCCGCGCCGCAGGTCCGTGACCTGCCCGAGCCGCCGAACCAGACCTGGCGGATCGTCGGGCCCGGGATGGTCGGGGCCGGAGTCGGGCTCGCCTCCGGTGAGTTCATCCTCTGGCCCTACATCTCGTCGCAGGTCGGGCTGGTGTTCCTCTGGGGCGCCGTCGTCGGCGTCGCGATCCAGTGGTTCCTGAACATGGAGATCGAGCGGTACACGCTGGCAACTGGTGAGACAGCGTTGACCGGCTTCAACCGGTACGGCAAGCACTGGGGCCTGTTCTTCGCCCTGATGACGTACTTCGCGAACCTCTGGCCGGGCTGGGCGACCAGCTCCGCGTCGATGCTCACCTATCTGTTCGGCGCCGGCGATCCACGCTGGATCGCGATCGGCATCCTGGTCGTGATCGGCCTGATCCTCACACTGGCGCCGGTCGTCTACGTGATGCTCGAGCGGCTGATCTTCGTCAAGCTGGCGGCCGTCGCGCTGCTCGTAATACTGGCCCTGATCTTCGCGATCCGGGCCAAGACCTACAACGCGCTCGGCGACGCGGTGACCCACCCGGAGTTCCCGGTCAACACGCTGGGCTTCGCGTTGATGATGGGCGCGATCGCGTACGCCGGAGCCGGTGGCGGGCAGAACCTGTGCCAGAGCAACTGGATCAGGGACAAAGGCTTCGGGATGGGCGTCCACGTCCCGCGGCTGACCTCACCGGTCACGGGCGAGAAGGAGGCCGATCCGAACGCCAACGGCTACACCTTCCCGCCGGACGCCGAGAACCTGGCCCGCTGGCGCCGCTGGTGGAAGTTCACCAACCTCGAGCAGGCGCTGACGTTCGTGCTGATCACCGTGCTGACGATCGTCTTCACCTCGATGCTCGCGCACGCCACCTTGTTCGGGAACCCGGCGGTGCAGAACAAGATCAGCTTCCTGAAGATCGAGGGCGTCACCCTGCAGTCCCTGGTCGGCGGCTGGTTCGGCTACCTGTTCTGGGCGATCGGCGCGTTCTCCCTGTTCGCCGCCGCGGCCGGCATCGTCGACTACACCTCCCGGCTCGCCTCGGACATGATCAAGGCCCGGTACCTCCGGACGTCCCCCATCACCGAGTCCAAGCTGTACTTCTGGCTGGTCTGGGGATTGGTTGCCTTCGGCATCATCGTCCTGCTGGCCGGCCTCGACCAGCCGCTCGTCCTGCTGGTCATCTCGGCCTGCACCGCCGGCACGATGATGTTCGTCTACTCCGGCCTGCTCTGGTGGATGAACTCCCGCGCGCTGCCCCGGGCCATCCGGATCAGCCGGTTGCGCACCGCAGTACTGGCCTTCTCCTTCCTGGCCTTCGGCTTCCTGGCTGTCTTCACGATCATCGACCAACTCAAGAAGAACTTCTGA